In Vibrio stylophorae, the genomic stretch TAATTTTTAGTTGAAGTACAGTGGTATCTGTAGTTTGTACCTCAAAATTGTATCGTGAAAATTTATGAAAGAGTCTAGATAAAATAAAACAGGGAATGAGGAGAAGGGCTAAAAATAGGGAGACAACAGGAGCGTATAGCTCTTGCATCTCCCTTTGAGGTTAGCGTGCGCGTTTCTGCGCAAGTTTGTCGGCTAACTCGTTTAGTACGTGGCCTGAGTGACCTTTAACATGCTGGAAATCAGCCTTAAGCTTTCGTACTAGCTCGTGTGTAGGCTGGATAATATCAACATGTTTAACTGGTTTGTTTGATGAGCTTTTCCAGCCTTTGCTAATCCAGCCATTGATCCATGTTTTAAAACAGTTAATAGAATATTGGCTGTCTGATAGGACGATTACATCTGTTGTGTCTAATATCTGTTCGGCACTGTCAACAAGCTTTAATCCTT encodes the following:
- a CDS encoding ribonuclease H family protein — protein: MTKPKLKPSATTRLSIEKYMSSVPVDTIIIATDGACKTNHIKANEASKAGWAAIVVYKTKDGNLNINANAGSITGCLATNQRAELLAITEGLKLVDSAEQILDTTDVIVLSDSQYSINCFKTWINGWISKGWKSSSNKPVKHVDIIQPTHELVRKLKADFQHVKGHSGHVLNELADKLAQKRAR